In Sporosarcina psychrophila, a genomic segment contains:
- the murD gene encoding UDP-N-acetylmuramoyl-L-alanine--D-glutamate ligase has translation MKNANQFNGMKILVLGLAKSGCAASSLLHASGAHVTVNDASPEAGNEEAAELRSKGIRVICGGHPADILDAGYDIVVKNPGIPYSNSVIVEAIGKGIPVWTEIELASRISEAPIVGITGSNGKTTTTTLLYHMLNIGNKHPLIAGNIGTVSCTVAEKATQDNIIVLEASSFQLMGIDTFQPKIAIWTNLYDAHLDYHGTSEAYAVAKYGITKNQTAEDYFIYNDDQPKLRKYAARSSAVKVPFSLTGMKENGISADDEQIYWNGKPYVLRSVIKLPGQHNLENILAATAAAILLGCDKKAIESVLSSFTGVRHRMQFVKELQGRKFYNDSKATNTLATKSALAAFDVPTILIAGGLDRGQSFEELRPYMSDVKAVVAVGETAGKFAEFAASCGIEIIMMAEDVQDAVRKAYPLTVAGDIILLSPACASWDQYPSFEARGDQFIEAVMEL, from the coding sequence GTGAAAAATGCCAATCAGTTTAACGGAATGAAAATACTTGTTCTGGGTCTGGCGAAGAGTGGCTGTGCTGCATCATCGCTATTACATGCATCTGGTGCTCATGTAACGGTTAATGATGCATCACCTGAAGCAGGTAATGAAGAAGCGGCAGAGCTTCGCTCGAAAGGTATCCGTGTTATATGTGGTGGTCATCCTGCTGATATTCTTGACGCTGGATATGACATCGTTGTGAAAAATCCAGGCATCCCCTACAGTAATTCAGTTATTGTGGAAGCAATCGGCAAAGGAATTCCGGTGTGGACAGAAATTGAACTTGCTTCTAGGATAAGTGAAGCACCAATTGTAGGGATTACAGGATCGAACGGTAAAACAACAACAACAACGTTGCTGTACCATATGCTTAATATTGGCAATAAGCACCCACTAATCGCGGGAAATATTGGGACGGTCTCTTGTACTGTTGCCGAAAAAGCTACGCAAGACAACATCATCGTCCTTGAGGCCTCGTCCTTTCAACTAATGGGGATCGATACGTTCCAACCTAAAATAGCCATTTGGACGAATTTGTATGATGCACATCTCGATTATCATGGAACTTCTGAAGCGTACGCGGTGGCAAAATATGGCATCACAAAAAATCAAACAGCAGAAGATTACTTTATATATAACGATGATCAGCCGAAACTTCGAAAGTATGCTGCTCGTTCATCTGCTGTGAAAGTTCCTTTTTCTTTGACTGGAATGAAAGAAAACGGTATATCGGCTGATGATGAGCAAATATACTGGAATGGGAAACCTTATGTATTGCGATCCGTCATAAAGTTGCCGGGACAACATAATCTTGAAAACATTCTTGCTGCAACTGCGGCAGCAATTCTTTTAGGTTGTGACAAAAAAGCAATTGAGAGCGTGTTAAGTTCCTTTACTGGTGTTCGGCACCGGATGCAATTCGTTAAGGAATTACAAGGCCGGAAGTTTTACAATGACTCAAAAGCAACGAATACGCTAGCTACGAAAAGTGCATTAGCTGCGTTTGATGTACCGACTATTCTAATTGCTGGTGGATTGGATCGAGGCCAGTCATTTGAAGAGTTGCGCCCCTACATGAGTGATGTAAAAGCAGTCGTCGCTGTGGGAGAAACAGCCGGGAAGTTTGCGGAATTTGCAGCGTCATGCGGTATCGAAATCATTATGATGGCAGAAGATGTACAGGACGCTGTGCGAAAAGCTTATCCGCTTACTGTAGCGGGAGATATTATCCTGCTTTCACCCGCCTGTGCCAGTTGGGATCAGTACCCAAGTTTCGAAGCCAGGGGCGATCAGTTTATAGAAGCGGTTATGGAACTATAA